Proteins from one Microtus pennsylvanicus isolate mMicPen1 chromosome 7, mMicPen1.hap1, whole genome shotgun sequence genomic window:
- the Ankrd39 gene encoding ankyrin repeat domain-containing protein 39 gives MAAPQPCADGSCCSHPGAVPGVQQTLEEMDFERGIWSAALNGDLGRVKYFIQKATDPSQPDSAGYTALHYASRNGHYAVCQFLLESGAKCDAQTHGGATALHRASYCGHTEIARLLLSHGSNPRLVDDDGMTSLHKAAEKGHEDICSLLLQHSPALKAVRDRKACDLLPCNSGLRDLLAS, from the exons ATGGCGGCGCCGCAACCGTGCGCGGACGGCTCCTGTTGTTCGCACCCTGGTGCGGTGCCCGGGGTACAGCAGACGCTGGAGGAGATGGATTTTGAGAGGG GAATCTGGTCGGCAGCCCTGAATGGAGACCTGGGCCGAGTGAAATATTTCATCCAGAAGGCCACAGACCCCAGCCAGCCTGACTCTGCCGGCTATACCGCGCTG CACTATGCTAGTCGCAATGGGCACTATGCTGTTTGCCAATTTCTGCTGGAAAGTGGAGCAAAGTGTGACGCCCAGACCCACGGGGGTGCCACAGCCTTGCACCGGGCCAGCTACTGTGGGCACACGGAAATTGCACGACTGCTGCTTTCCCATGGGTCCAACCCTCGGCTGGTTGATGATGATGGCATGACCAGCCTACATAAG gCCGCAGAGAAGGGTCACGAGGACATCTGCTCCCTCCTGTTACAACACAGCCCAGCCCTGAAGGCTGTCCGGGATCGCAAAGCATGTGATCTGCTGCCCTGCAACAGTGGCCTGAGGGACCTGCTGGCCAGCTGA